The Caldisericum exile AZM16c01 region GACGAAGGTGATACCATTGTTTACGAAGAATTTGAAACAGTGTTGGCGCCTCAGGATGACGACCTGTATAGTTTTCTAAGAACTCAGATTGAAGTTTGTCCCGTTGACGATACACTCAAAGAAATTGCTTACAAGATTGTCGATAATCTTGATGAATGTGGATTTTTAACGAAGAACGAAAATGATCTCGTAAAAGAAATCGGTGTAAAAAAAAGTGATTTTAGGAAGGCACTTGAATTTGTCCAAACTCTCGAGCCTATAGGAGTTGCCGCAAGAAATATACAGGAGTATTTTGTAATCCAACTTTCAAACGAAGATGAAGTACCTGCCGAAATAAAAAAGTTAATATTTAATGATCTTGAAAACCTTATGAAAGAAAACTATAAAGAACTTATAAAGAAATACAAGATGTCAAAAGAAGAACTATTTTCTCTTAGGGAAAAGTTGCTTTCTATGGATGCATGTCCTGCAAAGGAATTTAGGACTGTTAATTTTATAAGCCATGTCCCAGATATTATTGTTGAAAAAGACGGTGATGACTTTAAGGTTTCCGTGAATAGGTCTTCAAGAAGAGTCATCCGCCTCGTTGAGAACTATGCAAAATTAATTGATAGATTGCAAGATAAAATTGAAAAAGTTGAACTTGAAGATTTATTAAACAGGGCCCAATGGTCGATTCACGCAATTGAAGAGCGAGATAATTTACTTGAAAAAATCGCACAGAGAATTGTGAGTGAAAACGTGGATTTTTTAAAAGGGACCGGAGAAGTTAATAAACTCTCAATTGAAGACTTTGTTTCAGAGGATGTGGACTATTCAACGATTTCAAGGCTTATTCAAGGAAAGTATATATTAACTCCCATTTCTATGTTTCCTTTGAGGTATTTTATTAAACACAAAAATGAGAAATTTAACGAGGAAAAAGTCCTTAAAGAAATAAGAGAAATTATTGAAAACGAGGATAAAACCAACCCTTACACGGACGAAGAAATTGAGAAAATTTTGAAAGATAAGGGTTATGATATAAAGAGGAGGACGGTTTCAAAGTACAGAGAAAAGTTGAAAATACCAAACTCATCAAAGAGAAAAGTCAGTTAATTTGGTTAAGTATTTATTAGTTATTTTTTACACAAAGTTGTAATTTTTGGTATTGACATAAATTAGTATTTTGCTAAAATATTCATAGTTTAAATTTAGTTAAAAAATTAGGAGGTAAATATGGCAAAAGTTGCAATTAACGGATTTGGTAGAGTTGGAAGGCAGGTATTCAAAAGACTTACAGAAGTTTACCCAGAAATTGAGGTCGTTGCAATTAATGATCTATTTCCACCGGATCAACTTGCATTTCTTGCAAAGTATGACTCTAACTATGGAATTTGGCAAAGGGATATTAAACTTGAAGGAAATGAACTTGTAGTTGACGGAAGAAGAACAAAAATGTTTGCAGAAAAAGATCCAACGAATCTTCCGTGGAAGGACCTGGGCGTTGATATCGTAATTGAATCCTCAGGCGCATTCACAAAGAGAGATAAGGCAATGCTTCACATCCAAGCTGGTGCAAAGAAAGTTATTATTACAGCACCTGCAGAAGGAGAAGACATTACTGTTGTTCTTGGAGTAAACGAAAACTTACTTGATATGGAAAAGCATGTAATTATTTCTAATGCGTCTTGTACAACGAATAGTATTGCACCAGTTATAAAGGTAATTCACGATAAAATTGGCATTGAGAAAGGTTTCCTAACAACAACTCACTCTTATACTCAAGATCAAAGACTTCTTGACTCACCTCACAAGGACCCAAGAAGGGCAAGATCTGCTGCAACTAACATTATCCCGACAACCACTGGTGCAGCAAAGGCAGTAGCGTTAACGATTCCTGAACTTAAAGGGAAACTCCACGGATTTGCATTGAGAGTGCCAACACCAACAGTTTCTATTTCTGTCTTCAATGCGGTTTTAAAAAGAAACGCAACTGCAGAAGAAGTTAACGGATACCTCAAAGAAGCCTCAGAAACCTATATGAAGGGAATTCTTGGATATACCGAAGAGCCGCTTGTTTCATCCGACTTTAAAGGTATTACTTATTCAGGTGTAGTAGATGCGCTTTCAACAATGGTTGTGGATGGGAACCTTTTGAATGTCGTAAGTTGGTATGATAATGAATGGGGATACTCTTGTAGAGTTGCAGATCTTACGAAACTTGTTGTTGAAAAAGCAGGATATTAATATTAGGAGGACTAAATGAATAAAAAAACCTTAAGGGATGTTGATATTACAAATAAAAGGGTCCTTGTTAGGGTTGATTTTAATGTGCCCATAACAAAAGACGGTAAAGTTCTTGATGATTTTAGGATTTTAAGCGTCCTTCCAACGATAAATTATCTTAGGGAAAGAAATGCAAAAGTTGTTTTAATGAGCCATCTTGGAAGACCGAAAGGAAGAGACGAATCCCTCAAAATGGACCCTGTTGCAAAAGCCCTTGAGGAACTTGGAGGCTTTAAAGTTTATAAACTTGACGATTGCATCGGAGAAAACGTTAAAAAATTCATTGATGAAACTCTCAAAACAGGCGAAGTAGTCCTTCTTGAAAATTTGCGATTCAATAAAGGAGAAGAAGATAATGACCCTGAATTTGCAAAGGCACTTGCAAGTTTAGGTGATATTTTCGTAAATGATGCCTTCGCAACAGCACACAGGGTTGCTGCATCTACTGTGGGTATTACGCAATACCTTCCGGCAGTCGCAGGAATCCTAATGGAGAAAGAAATTGCAACACTTTCTAAACTTCTTGAATCTCCCGAGCACCCATATATTGCAGTATTAGGTGGAGCGAAAGTTTCTGATAAGATCGGTCTTATTAAGAATCTTCTTACAAAGGTTGATGAAATTCTCATCGGTGGCGGCATGTGTTTTACTTTCCTAAAGGTTAAAGGCTACAACATTGGTAGATCTCTCTGTGAGGATGACAAACTCGATGTCGCAAAGAGCCTTTTGGAGGAAGCAAAAGCGCGAGGTGTTAAGATTGTTCTTCCTGTGGATGTTATCAGTGCAACTGAAGTTAAGGAAGAAGGTTATGCAGGCATATTTGACATTGAGGATATGAAGAGTGACCTTGTTGGTGTTGATATTGGTCCCAAGACAGTAAAACTTTTTGAAAACGAACTTTCGAAAGCAAAGACAATTGTTTGGAATGGTCCTCTTGGAGTCTTTGAGATTGAGAAATTCGCACAAGGTACATTTGAAACAGCAAAACTCATTGGAGGACTTGAGGGAGTTACTACTGTTGCAGGTGGCGGAGAAACGGTTGCAGCTTTCAGAAAGTTTAACCTTCAGGATAAGATTACCCATCTTTCAACAGGTGGTGGAGCGTTTCTCGAATTCCTCGAAGGAAAAGTGCTTCCTGCAGTTGATGCGCTAAACGATAAAGAGTAATGAAGTATAAAAAGAAATGAATCTTATAAAAAGTAGGAGAAACTTATGAAAAAAATTGTATTAATTGTCGTAGCATCTTTGCTAATGTTTGCTCTTGTTTCAGCAGTCTATGCTTCCTCGGGAAGCAAAAATATACTTGTCACTTTCAGGAACATAAAAATAGTTATAAACGGTGAGCCCAAACTCTCTTCACAGGAACCATTTATATACAACGGTTCAATTTATGTGCCGTTGCGCTTTATTTCCGAAAGCTTAGGTATGTCTGTGAAATGGGACGGGCCTACTAACACGGTAGATATAGAGCCGTTACCAAATACGGTGACAATTAAAAGCGAGCCAGTTCCTGGAGCAGAAATTACCGTTGAGCAATGCCCAGGGCCCGTTGTTATCTTTAAGAAAAAAACATGTAAGACAGATGAAAGTGGCAATTTTTCAATTACTTTCTCAAAAAGCGAACTTGCAGCAATGGGAGATCAAACAGATATTCTGCTCACAATTAATGTTAAGGATTCGGCGAGGTATTCTCTCGAAGACGTAGCTTCAAATAGAATAGTCGTAAGACTATTGCGTTCAAAAGGACCAACTTATAATTTTACCCTACTTTGGAACCAGAACACCGCTCAGAATAAGGCTAATAAGGGCTCGTTTGCCGTAAATCCCAAAGCGCAAACTTAATTTGAAAAAAGTTTCCAAAACCTCTTGAAATTTCTTTTGAAATCTGTATAATACACTTGGAAGAAAGGAATGAATATGAGTACATTTGCGATTGTATTAATAGTTTTGGATTTGATTTTTGCAGTTAGCACGGTTTTGTCGATCCTCTTAATGGATCCAAAAGGTGCTGGACTTGGTGCTATTTCTGGTGGCGCAACAGTCTTCCATAATAAGACTGCAAAGGACATTTTGTTGGAGCGTTTGGCTACCGTATTTGGCATACTATTCGTCCTTACTACAATATTTTTAAACGTATTTAAAGTCTTTTAAGTTTACTTGTGCTGGGATGGCGGAATTGGCAGACGCGCACGTTTGAGGGGCGTGTGGGCTACCCCGTGTGGGTTCGACTCCCACTCCCAGCACCATTTGGGCGGATAGTTCAACGGTAGAACGCTTGCCTTACACGCAAGAAGTTAGAGGTTCGAATCCTCTTTCGCCCACCATGTGCCGAGGTAGCTCAGTCGGTAGAGCAGTGGACTGAAAATCCACGTGTCGGCGGTTCAATTCCGTCCCTCGGCACCATCAAAAACGACGACGAAGTTGGCTCTGGAAGCGCAAAGGTAAAGCGTACTGTCATCTCTTTAGGAGTCATTTTTACGCCCTTAATGAAAAACTTCAGATAGTTATTGAGTTCTTCGTCATTCAATCTGCTTATTTTTTCTTTCATTGAATTTGCAAATTGGGTTACATCCTTTTTCGAATAGTGGTGAACCTTTTCTTTTTTCGACGCATCGAGTTCTTTCAGCAGATCATCTTTTTTCTCTTTCAATTCTTCCAGGCGTTCTTCGAGGAGCTTCTGGCTGGAGCCTCTCTCTACTTCCTTGTAAATGTTGGCAATCTTTGCATCGATTCTTTTAATTGATTCCCTGAGA contains the following coding sequences:
- the rpoN gene encoding RNA polymerase factor sigma-54, whose product is MENKNRVKQILRQKFLPYLVLKSHIFELPNLELNKYIDNLIESNPFIDEGDTIVYEEFETVLAPQDDDLYSFLRTQIEVCPVDDTLKEIAYKIVDNLDECGFLTKNENDLVKEIGVKKSDFRKALEFVQTLEPIGVAARNIQEYFVIQLSNEDEVPAEIKKLIFNDLENLMKENYKELIKKYKMSKEELFSLREKLLSMDACPAKEFRTVNFISHVPDIIVEKDGDDFKVSVNRSSRRVIRLVENYAKLIDRLQDKIEKVELEDLLNRAQWSIHAIEERDNLLEKIAQRIVSENVDFLKGTGEVNKLSIEDFVSEDVDYSTISRLIQGKYILTPISMFPLRYFIKHKNEKFNEEKVLKEIREIIENEDKTNPYTDEEIEKILKDKGYDIKRRTVSKYREKLKIPNSSKRKVS
- the gap gene encoding type I glyceraldehyde-3-phosphate dehydrogenase encodes the protein MAKVAINGFGRVGRQVFKRLTEVYPEIEVVAINDLFPPDQLAFLAKYDSNYGIWQRDIKLEGNELVVDGRRTKMFAEKDPTNLPWKDLGVDIVIESSGAFTKRDKAMLHIQAGAKKVIITAPAEGEDITVVLGVNENLLDMEKHVIISNASCTTNSIAPVIKVIHDKIGIEKGFLTTTHSYTQDQRLLDSPHKDPRRARSAATNIIPTTTGAAKAVALTIPELKGKLHGFALRVPTPTVSISVFNAVLKRNATAEEVNGYLKEASETYMKGILGYTEEPLVSSDFKGITYSGVVDALSTMVVDGNLLNVVSWYDNEWGYSCRVADLTKLVVEKAGY
- a CDS encoding phosphoglycerate kinase, whose amino-acid sequence is MNKKTLRDVDITNKRVLVRVDFNVPITKDGKVLDDFRILSVLPTINYLRERNAKVVLMSHLGRPKGRDESLKMDPVAKALEELGGFKVYKLDDCIGENVKKFIDETLKTGEVVLLENLRFNKGEEDNDPEFAKALASLGDIFVNDAFATAHRVAASTVGITQYLPAVAGILMEKEIATLSKLLESPEHPYIAVLGGAKVSDKIGLIKNLLTKVDEILIGGGMCFTFLKVKGYNIGRSLCEDDKLDVAKSLLEEAKARGVKIVLPVDVISATEVKEEGYAGIFDIEDMKSDLVGVDIGPKTVKLFENELSKAKTIVWNGPLGVFEIEKFAQGTFETAKLIGGLEGVTTVAGGGETVAAFRKFNLQDKITHLSTGGGAFLEFLEGKVLPAVDALNDKE
- a CDS encoding copper amine oxidase N-terminal domain-containing protein: MKKIVLIVVASLLMFALVSAVYASSGSKNILVTFRNIKIVINGEPKLSSQEPFIYNGSIYVPLRFISESLGMSVKWDGPTNTVDIEPLPNTVTIKSEPVPGAEITVEQCPGPVVIFKKKTCKTDESGNFSITFSKSELAAMGDQTDILLTINVKDSARYSLEDVASNRIVVRLLRSKGPTYNFTLLWNQNTAQNKANKGSFAVNPKAQT
- the secG gene encoding preprotein translocase subunit SecG, whose amino-acid sequence is MSTFAIVLIVLDLIFAVSTVLSILLMDPKGAGLGAISGGATVFHNKTAKDILLERLATVFGILFVLTTIFLNVFKVF